The region AAAAGTGGCTTTTGAGGTGCAAGGAGAGTTTGGGTTTAGTGATGTTGGCTCATTAGAAGAGTTAAGCGAATTAGATAAATTTAGGATACAACCATTTTCTATTTCTCAGATTTATAATGCCATTCAAGATTTAAATGAGCATCCAAAAATCAATATAAAAATTAGCTGGAAATCTAAATAAAAATACTATGCCTATTCAATATAAGGGCGCAATTGCCATAGAAACAGCTATCATAAATTCAGTTTATTTTTGTGAATTATAGGGAGGGGAAATGATATGCGGCAAATCATTGCACTAGGCGGCGGAGGATTTTCAATGGAGCCAGATAATTCTTTACTTGATCGTTATATATTAAAACAAACAAATAAAAATAAGCCTAAAATTTGCTTTGTACCTACCGCAAGTGGTGATTCTGATAGTTATATTTCAAAATACTATACTTTTTTTACCCAACAAAACTGCAAGCCCACCCACCTTTCATTATTTAAGCCACCTACAGGTGATATAAGAGATTATGTACTAGAAAAGGATATCATTTATGTAGGGGGAGGAAGCACCAAAAATTTATTGGCCTTATGGAAAGAATGGGGCCTGGATAAAATCTTGGAAGAAGCATGGAATCAGGGGACTGTTTTAGCTGGTATAAGCGCTGGCTCCATTTGCTGGTTCGATGAAGGGATTACAGACTCATATGGTTTTGGTCTAGAACCGATTAATTGTTTAGGGCTCCTAAATGGTAGTAACTGTCCTCATTATGATGGGGAATCAGAAAGAAGACCGTCATATCAACAATTTATTAAAACTAGACAATTAAAAGCCGGACTAGCGGCAGATGATGGTGTAGCAATCCATTTTATTGATCAAGATATACATAAAATTGTAAGTTCAAGGGTTAGCGCCAAAGCTTATAAAGTAAGTTTGGATAATAATAAAATTGAGGAAGAACTTCAAACAGTTTTTTTAGGTGCTTGTTAAGCTAATGGGCGCGCTTCCGGAATAAGGGTTCGTACCTAAATTGTTACATAAGGGCCATTTAATTGAACAAGGAAATGAATTATTAGTAGCATATCAAGGTGGTTTGACACGATAAAAATATTTTGCCACAGGAATATGCGTTCGCTAAAATAAAGTAAACGCCAGAGGAGGAGTTTAATGAGCAATTTAGTGCTTCGGAATGTGATTGAGGATGACCTTCCTATTTTTTTTAAGCATCAGCAGGACAGTGAAGCAAACCAAATGGCTGCCTTTACAAGCAAGGATCCTAATGATTGGGATGGCTTCGTTGAACATTGGAACAAAATACTTGCGAATAGGGATATTATTAACCAAACGATCATTGTTGAAAACATCGTAGTTGGACATGTTGCACATTTCGAGCAGTTCGGAGATCCAGAAGTAACCTATTGGATTGGAAGGGAATATTGGGGCAGGGGAATTGCAACCAATGCATTACGAGAATTTCTAAAACAGGTTACAATTCGTCCACTATATGCTCGTGCCGCGAAAGACAATGAAGGATCCCTTAAGGTTTTAAAAAGATGTGGCTTCACAATTTCGGGTGAAGACATCGGGTATTCAAATGCGCGTGGTAAAGATGTTGAAGAGTTTGTTCTTACCCTTAACTAAAGAAATCCAATCCATGTTGCTTGTT is a window of Virgibacillus ihumii DNA encoding:
- a CDS encoding GNAT family N-acetyltransferase, with product MSNLVLRNVIEDDLPIFFKHQQDSEANQMAAFTSKDPNDWDGFVEHWNKILANRDIINQTIIVENIVVGHVAHFEQFGDPEVTYWIGREYWGRGIATNALREFLKQVTIRPLYARAAKDNEGSLKVLKRCGFTISGEDIGYSNARGKDVEEFVLTLN
- a CDS encoding peptidase E — encoded protein: MRQIIALGGGGFSMEPDNSLLDRYILKQTNKNKPKICFVPTASGDSDSYISKYYTFFTQQNCKPTHLSLFKPPTGDIRDYVLEKDIIYVGGGSTKNLLALWKEWGLDKILEEAWNQGTVLAGISAGSICWFDEGITDSYGFGLEPINCLGLLNGSNCPHYDGESERRPSYQQFIKTRQLKAGLAADDGVAIHFIDQDIHKIVSSRVSAKAYKVSLDNNKIEEELQTVFLGAC